The following are from one region of the Amedibacterium intestinale genome:
- a CDS encoding RluA family pseudouridine synthase, which translates to MKLTLKYKKLYINIDTDCTTDMILEQLYQSKKNRYLLYQEGKISISKETIKQNTAVKKGDIVCIQLPEVEDDIEPDFTPIDICYEDDIFLAVNKPSTLLVHSDGTNTAHTLSNRVKAYYMQQGYQIPVRPLHRLDIETSGLVLFCKIPFFQPMLDTMLKDKKIHREYIALIQGHLPRNHMTINKPIGRDRHNAKKMRISNTGKPACTDVMTIKKYKNFSMVHCILHTGRTHQIRVHLSSIQHPLLSDPLYGTKDTRIQRLALHAFRLKFYHPILQKELCVECTMPADITKVIQQGS; encoded by the coding sequence ATGAAACTTACATTAAAATATAAAAAGCTGTATATAAACATAGATACTGATTGTACAACCGATATGATTTTAGAACAGTTATATCAATCCAAAAAGAATCGATATCTTTTATATCAGGAAGGAAAAATCTCAATAAGTAAAGAAACGATCAAACAAAACACTGCTGTAAAAAAAGGTGATATAGTATGCATACAGCTTCCTGAAGTGGAGGATGATATAGAACCTGATTTTACTCCTATTGATATTTGTTATGAAGATGATATCTTTTTGGCAGTCAATAAACCTAGCACTCTGCTTGTTCACTCCGATGGCACAAATACTGCTCACACCTTATCAAATCGAGTAAAAGCATATTATATGCAGCAGGGATATCAAATTCCTGTACGCCCTCTTCATCGTCTAGATATTGAAACTAGCGGTCTGGTATTATTTTGCAAGATCCCTTTTTTTCAGCCTATGCTAGATACTATGTTAAAGGATAAAAAAATTCATAGAGAATATATAGCACTCATACAGGGACATTTACCTAGAAATCATATGACAATCAACAAACCTATCGGAAGAGATCGTCATAACGCTAAAAAAATGCGGATTTCAAATACTGGAAAGCCTGCCTGTACCGATGTTATGACCATAAAAAAATATAAAAACTTTAGTATGGTGCATTGCATTCTGCATACAGGTAGAACCCATCAGATTCGTGTCCATTTATCTTCAATTCAGCATCCCTTGTTAAGTGATCCTTTATATGGGACAAAAGATACAAGAATACAGCGTTTGGCATTACACGCATTTAGGTTAAAGTTTTACCATCCTATTCTTCAAAAAGAACTATGTGTCGAGTGTACAATGCCAGCAGATATAACAAAAGTAATACAGCAGGGAAGTTAA
- a CDS encoding desulfoferrodoxin family protein has protein sequence MKLLKCPICGNIVEMIEDKGVPVMCCGKPMVELNANTTDGAVEKHVPVVEINGDILTVKVGSVEHPMLEEHYITMVLVEFDNRVLRVNLKPNEKPEAVFALNGYKGNVNVYEYCNLHGLWKTEVEA, from the coding sequence ATGAAATTATTAAAATGCCCAATTTGCGGTAACATTGTGGAAATGATTGAAGACAAAGGTGTTCCAGTAATGTGCTGCGGAAAACCAATGGTTGAATTAAATGCAAACACAACAGATGGTGCTGTAGAAAAACATGTACCAGTAGTCGAAATAAATGGTGATATCTTAACAGTAAAAGTTGGTTCTGTAGAACATCCAATGTTGGAAGAACACTATATTACAATGGTTTTAGTTGAATTTGATAATCGAGTTCTACGTGTAAACTTAAAACCAAATGAAAAACCAGAAGCAGTATTTGCTTTAAACGGATATAAAGGAAATGTTAACGTTTATGAATACTGCAACTTACATGGTTTGTGGAAAACAGAAGTTGAAGCATAA
- a CDS encoding NAD(P)-dependent oxidoreductase — translation MKIAWIGTGVMGKHMLLHLHEKGHDVSVYNRTYQKAEPLKKEGIHVCKTIEECVQKAEVIFTMVGYPKDVEEVYQEIFTHVSKGAILVDMTTSSPQLAKQLYQKAKELGLSMLDAPVSGGDSGAKNATLSIMAGGDKETYEKIVPLFSCMGTSLHYMGEAGNGQHCKACNQIAVAGAVAAMSEAIVYAKAQGLEVESVLDAIRKGAAGSWQMDHTAPRVLNNDFEPGFYIKHFVKDMHIVQQEMKDKNELQMLNSVCSMYEELEKNGEGNKGTQALLHYYENVK, via the coding sequence ATGAAAATCGCATGGATTGGAACTGGTGTAATGGGAAAACATATGCTTCTTCATTTACATGAAAAAGGTCATGATGTATCTGTATATAATCGAACATATCAAAAAGCAGAACCTTTAAAAAAGGAAGGAATACATGTTTGTAAAACTATAGAAGAGTGTGTGCAGAAAGCAGAAGTTATTTTTACAATGGTGGGATATCCAAAAGATGTAGAAGAAGTTTATCAGGAGATATTCACTCATGTCTCAAAAGGAGCTATTCTTGTTGATATGACGACAAGTTCTCCACAATTGGCAAAACAATTATATCAAAAAGCAAAAGAATTAGGTTTGTCTATGTTGGATGCACCTGTATCTGGAGGAGATAGCGGAGCTAAAAACGCCACCTTAAGCATTATGGCAGGTGGAGATAAAGAAACCTATGAAAAAATCGTTCCTCTTTTCAGCTGTATGGGGACATCCCTGCATTATATGGGAGAAGCTGGAAATGGACAGCACTGCAAAGCATGTAACCAGATTGCCGTAGCCGGTGCTGTTGCCGCTATGAGTGAAGCTATTGTCTATGCAAAAGCACAGGGACTTGAAGTAGAATCTGTACTAGATGCCATACGAAAAGGTGCGGCTGGAAGCTGGCAGATGGATCATACAGCACCAAGAGTTTTAAACAATGATTTTGAACCAGGATTTTATATCAAGCATTTTGTAAAAGACATGCATATCGTTCAGCAGGAAATGAAAGATAAAAACGAATTGCAGATGTTAAATTCTGTTTGTTCCATGTATGAAGAATTAGAAAAAAACGGTGAAGGAAACAAAGGTACACAGGCTTTGCTTCATTATTATGAGAATGTAAAATAA